A genomic segment from Ptychodera flava strain L36383 chromosome 19, AS_Pfla_20210202, whole genome shotgun sequence encodes:
- the LOC139119170 gene encoding uncharacterized protein translates to MFQIQAQTKQECDMNPSEDALVRAYLWTAFRSCSTAFEQSIRTLEGVKVIHEIFADAALLGEDRSATLRHAVRFHTDTGFRTKDPLPGLRLSEVKIALEDTFQGYRGVFVKDMAIYLVAMGKMDYIPDGYRHAFLIRKPIKSITSLYRCFSKQNVDELREIITSEAGFREMFELYQYIRDVKGQTPMVIDADDDLLRDPATTMKTFCDFVGFQFKESMVHWKPGRPEEWSWHDAWYGTIASSAGFIRNPETQNSFQLEDISLYPSYIQEAIQDAQPYYEKLYNLRSTQ, encoded by the exons atgtttcaaatccaAGCACAAACCAAACAAG AATGTGACATGAATCCTTCCGAAGATGCGCTTGTCAGGGCCTATTTGTGGACTGCATTCAGATCTTGTTCAACAGCATTTGAACAGTCAATACGGACTCTAGAGGGCGTCAAAGtgattcatgaaatttttgctgACGCGGCTTTGTTGGGCGAAGATCGGTCCGCCACCCTACGCCATGCAGTACGCTTCCACACGGACACGGGGTTCCGCACCAAAGATCCTTTGCCAGGGTTAAGGTTAAGTGAGGTCAAGATCGCTCTAGAGGATACCTTTCAAGGGTATCGAGGTGTCTTCGTGAAAGATATGGCCATCTACTTGGTCGCGATGGGGAAAATGGATTATATTCCTGATGGGTACCGCCATGCATTCCTGATACGTAAGCCAATCAAATCCATCACCTCACTTTACAGATGTTTCTCCAAACAAAATGTGGATGAATTGCGTGAAATCATAACCTCCGAGGCCGGTTTCAGAGAAATGTTTGAGCTATATCAATACATCagagatgtcaaaggtcaaacaccaATGGTCATCGACGCCGATGATGATCTGCTTCGTGACCCAGCAACCACAATGAAGACGTTCTGTGATTTCGTAGGGTTTCAGTTCAAAGAAAGTATGGTTCACTGGAAACCTGGCCGTCCCGAGGAATGGAGTTGGCACGATGCCTGGTATGGTACAATTGCCAGTAGCGCAGGATTCATACGAAATCCTGAAACGCAAAACTCTTTTCAGTTAGAAGATATTTCATTGTATCCAAGCTATATCCAAGAAGCCATACAAGATGCTCAACCTTATTATGAGAAACTCTACAACTTGAGATCCACgcaataa